The following coding sequences are from one Apodemus sylvaticus chromosome X, mApoSyl1.1, whole genome shotgun sequence window:
- the LOC127674437 gene encoding odorant-binding protein 1b-like: MVKFLLLAVAFGLAHAQLEGKWKTVAILADNEDKIAKGGPLEIFIREITCEEGCKIMKVKFYVNQNGQCSLTTVNGYLQEDGETFRNQYEGENYYELVKATSENILFYSENVDRASRKTKLLFVVGKGQPLTEEQKEKLAEYAEEKDIPPASMREVLDTDKNGMRILHHNPLTMESVSSIIHLCYQNKIFPTLCSEDTAY; the protein is encoded by the exons ATGGTGAAATTTCTGCTGCTAGCAGTGGCATTTGGACTGGCTCATGCTCAG ctagaaggaaaatggaaaaccGTTGCCATCCTTGCTGATAATGAAGACAAGATAGCGAAAGGTGGTCCTCTGGAAATCTTTATTCGTGAAATTACTTGTGAAGAGGGATGTAAAATAATGAAAGTCAAATTTTATGTCAA TCAAAATGGACAATGCTCATTGACCACAGTCAATGGATATCTGCAAGAAGATGGAGAAACATTTAGAAATCAGT ATGAAGGTGAAAATTATTATGAACTTGTGAAGGCAACATCAGAGAACATACTCTTTTATAGTGAGAATGTGGACAGAGCCAGTCGGAAAACAaaattgctttttgttgttg GAAAAGGTCAGCCTCTAACTGaggaacaaaaggaaaaacttGCTGAATATGCTGAGGAAAAGGACATTCCACCAGCAAGCATGCGAGAAGTCCTAGATACAG ATAAAAATGGGATGAGAATTCTGCATCATAACCCCTTGACCATGGAATCAGTATCATCAATAATTCACCTTTGCTATCAGAATAAAATTTTCCCTACCCTGTGCAGTGAGGATACAGCATACTAA